In one Micromonospora polyrhachis genomic region, the following are encoded:
- a CDS encoding SCO4848 family membrane protein, protein MVLSRGWAWFLTAVGVWTWAIWPRFAVAIWKDPRSWSAGEVAQGSPTSFLWIHALLIAASLAIGTTVGVLGVRGWWAQRTRTTTQG, encoded by the coding sequence ATGGTGCTGTCGCGTGGCTGGGCTTGGTTTCTCACCGCAGTGGGCGTGTGGACCTGGGCCATCTGGCCGAGGTTCGCCGTCGCGATCTGGAAGGACCCCCGTTCCTGGTCGGCCGGCGAGGTGGCACAGGGCAGTCCGACCAGTTTCCTCTGGATCCACGCGTTGCTGATCGCCGCGTCGCTGGCGATCGGCACCACCGTGGGTGTCCTCGGCGTACGTGGCTGGTGGGCGCAGCGTACGAGGACGACGACCCAGGGGTAG
- a CDS encoding cold-shock protein, whose protein sequence is MATGTVKWFNSEKGFGFIEQDGGGPDVFVHYSAIGGSGYRELNEGQKVEFEVTQGQKGPQADNVRAM, encoded by the coding sequence ATGGCAACCGGCACCGTGAAGTGGTTCAACTCGGAAAAGGGCTTCGGCTTCATCGAGCAGGACGGCGGAGGACCTGACGTCTTCGTGCACTACTCGGCCATCGGCGGCTCGGGCTACCGGGAACTCAACGAGGGCCAGAAGGTGGAGTTCGAGGTGACCCAGGGACAGAAGGGTCCGCAGGCGGACAACGTACGGGCGATGTGA
- a CDS encoding MFS transporter — MTVVEAAPATGAQHPRRRGGLFWHRDFRLLWIGQATSKFGSSVTSVALPLVAIATLGATTFQVALLAAATWVPWLIIGLPAGAWVDRLPRRPVMVICDIVSALLFLSIPVAAWLGALTIGQLLVVALGAGTASVFFQTAYQVYLPALLTSQEVPEGNAKLQGTEAVTQVAGPGAAGLIAQAFGAVLALLADAIGFLVSAVCLLAIRAREPRSDEKRRSTSLRREIGEGLQFLLRDPYLRVLAVFGSVSNLGLIGYQAILVVFLADEVGLSPGLVGGLIGGMSLGGVLGAVLATPIARRYGTARGLILSELVAAPFGLLIPLAAPGPRLVLAVLGGVILVAGVVAGNVIKGSFRQTYTPHYMLGRVTVSMQLLNFGTIPIGALLAGALGTALGVRPTMWIMTGGLALTGLILLVGPIRRDRDLPSRPASIDQA, encoded by the coding sequence GTGACCGTCGTCGAGGCCGCGCCCGCGACGGGCGCCCAGCACCCCCGCCGCCGGGGCGGGTTGTTCTGGCATCGAGACTTCCGGCTGCTCTGGATCGGGCAGGCCACCAGCAAGTTCGGCAGCAGCGTGACGAGCGTGGCACTGCCACTGGTGGCGATCGCCACGCTCGGTGCGACCACGTTCCAGGTGGCGCTGCTGGCTGCCGCCACCTGGGTGCCGTGGCTGATCATCGGTCTGCCGGCCGGTGCCTGGGTCGACCGCCTGCCGCGCCGGCCGGTGATGGTGATCTGCGACATCGTGTCGGCGTTGCTGTTCCTCAGCATTCCGGTGGCCGCCTGGCTGGGGGCGCTGACCATCGGGCAGTTGTTGGTGGTGGCGCTCGGAGCCGGTACGGCCAGCGTCTTCTTTCAGACCGCCTACCAGGTCTACCTGCCGGCGCTGCTGACCAGCCAGGAGGTGCCGGAGGGCAACGCCAAGTTGCAGGGCACCGAGGCGGTGACCCAGGTCGCCGGGCCGGGGGCCGCCGGGCTGATCGCGCAGGCCTTCGGCGCGGTTCTGGCGTTGCTGGCCGACGCGATCGGTTTCCTGGTCTCGGCGGTCTGCCTGCTGGCGATCCGCGCCCGCGAGCCGCGTAGCGACGAGAAGCGTCGGTCGACCTCGTTGCGCCGGGAGATCGGCGAGGGGCTCCAGTTCCTGCTCCGGGACCCATACCTGCGGGTGCTCGCGGTCTTCGGCTCGGTGAGCAACCTCGGCCTGATCGGCTACCAGGCGATTCTGGTCGTGTTCCTGGCTGACGAGGTCGGGCTGAGTCCCGGTCTGGTCGGGGGACTGATCGGCGGGATGAGCCTCGGTGGAGTGCTCGGCGCGGTGCTGGCCACCCCGATCGCCCGCCGGTACGGTACGGCCCGTGGGCTGATTCTCAGTGAACTGGTGGCGGCACCGTTCGGGTTGCTCATCCCGCTCGCCGCCCCGGGGCCGCGGTTGGTGCTGGCGGTGCTCGGGGGAGTGATCCTGGTCGCCGGGGTGGTGGCCGGCAACGTGATCAAGGGCAGCTTCCGGCAGACGTACACCCCGCACTACATGCTGGGGCGGGTCACGGTCAGCATGCAACTGCTCAACTTCGGCACGATCCCGATCGGCGCGTTGCTCGCCGGAGCACTCGGCACTGCCCTGGGTGTCCGTCCGACAATGTGGATCATGACGGGTGGGCTGGCGTTGACCGGCCTGATCCTGCTGGTCGGACCGATCCGGCGGGACCGGGACCTACCGTCCCGGCCCGCCTCCATCGATCAGGCGTGA
- a CDS encoding class I SAM-dependent methyltransferase produces the protein MTSCTASALADLERKVRPAHLGGDDRPGLDRLRLGVASSVPEIRLHLAEDAMVWWARMEAEAGEGLTPPFWATAWAGGQAIARYLLDHPETVTGRRVLDLATGSGLAAIAAAQAGAATVTANDVDPYALAAVILNARANDVSVATSHGDLLDGDGGDAEVVLAGDVFYSEPMAERMLPFIERVTGRGARMLIGDPGRTHLPRERLRVLASYRASTAGAFGDFDIERMDVLEPIR, from the coding sequence ATGACGAGCTGTACCGCGTCGGCTTTGGCCGACCTTGAGCGCAAGGTACGGCCAGCACACCTCGGCGGCGACGACCGCCCCGGTCTCGACCGGCTCCGGCTCGGCGTGGCGTCCTCCGTACCCGAGATCCGGCTGCACCTGGCCGAGGACGCCATGGTGTGGTGGGCACGGATGGAGGCGGAGGCCGGCGAGGGCCTGACGCCGCCGTTCTGGGCCACCGCCTGGGCCGGCGGCCAGGCCATCGCCCGCTACCTGCTGGACCATCCCGAGACGGTCACCGGTCGGCGGGTGCTGGACCTGGCCACCGGCTCCGGGCTGGCCGCCATCGCCGCCGCCCAGGCCGGAGCGGCGACGGTGACCGCCAACGACGTCGACCCGTACGCGCTCGCCGCGGTCATCCTGAACGCGCGAGCCAACGACGTCTCCGTCGCCACCAGCCACGGTGACCTGCTCGACGGCGACGGCGGCGATGCCGAGGTGGTGCTCGCGGGGGACGTCTTCTACAGCGAGCCCATGGCGGAACGGATGCTGCCGTTCATCGAGCGGGTCACCGGACGGGGGGCCCGGATGTTGATTGGTGACCCGGGCCGGACGCACCTGCCCCGGGAGCGACTACGCGTGCTGGCGAGTTACCGGGCCTCGACGGCCGGTGCCTTCGGCGACTTCGATATCGAGCGGATGGACGTGTTGGAACCCATACGGTGA
- a CDS encoding polymorphic toxin-type HINT domain-containing protein — protein sequence MAITLASEIPAAAAPIDKWKAPTPKDVTGVAVAPVKPKVRPSWTAAGNEVKGTHKVAWPVPGKAYADLSQSSATAAGEAGAVAGNQAGSLPVWVASAPLSAGQDVQRGMVGASGVVDRVAVEVADRATADRAGVSGLVLKVSRADGVVRAGHVSVSVDYSAFAGAYGGDWASRLRLVMLPDGKPLASRNDTRSSTVTAEVPLAADGGATILAATAGPSGDNGDYTATSLSPSSTWQVSQQTGDFAWSYPLRMVPAVGGPEPSLGLAYSSGSVDGRTGGTNTQGSWIGDGWDMWPGYVERKFKACADDKDTERGQQPNNKTVYGGDLCWFKPEGNATISLNGRATELVKSAGNTWKGVSDDGAKIELLKDASFGNGDNDGEYWKVTAIDGTQYFFGRNSGPGGASGTAVTKSVWTAPIYGNHPDEPGYKAGDFSGSRTTQGWRWNLDYVIDPHGNTMTYFYERESGAYGREGDVDKRTTYDRGGWLSRIEYGNRADAAATTQAAARVIFDVADRCDTNCWTGADPVKASWLDTPWDQYCKTAPCTDQLAPTFWTAKRLSRIRSQVYSGTGDVYNEVEWWTLRHTYLQSGDNEGKPMWLAGITRTGKVTTAGGPEVTDPEVVFDPGTEALANRVDAMADGRSNLFRYRINTITTESGAQLAVSYSAPECVRSSLPTVHDNNKRCYPQYYAPEGEEPKLDWFHKYVVTRVDVYDNTGGFTHEQTNYDYLDTPAWHYDDSELVEEKKRTWGQFRGYGKVRVRKGLESGIQTATEYLYLRGMHGDKQPTGTRNVVVTDSQGEAFEDHEAYNGILREETTLLGSGGSWIYGTINTPVRQGPTASSGPLRAWMTNVGTVRNRTKLSGDAVRWTKTVTTYNSDNLPVQVDDLGDENSATTDDDICVRTVYARNSANWMLNRVKESKTVGVNCAAEPALPGDVLTWTRTTYDAETNDWDTYLPVKGNVAKVEEVDSWSGATPNWITTSRSMYDDNGRATEAYDVLGRKTATTFTPLVAGPVVSVRVANNLGHTATATMEPAWSLPVATVDDANAARTDLAYDGLGRVLKVWLPGRSKASHPNGPNSEFAYLVRNTAPTAVTIKSLLPSGTQAYHTSVTLYDGLLRQRQTQSQAPGGGRVLTDTVYDSRGLVEWASNPYYDSTNTPPNTTLVAGPGTAAIPSLVSNTYDEAGRLTNAILKSGVSEKWRTVTSYGGDRTSVTPPRGGTATTSITDARGRTVELRHYKNPADVGNDTPSPFDKTEYGYTRRGELASVTDAAGNTWRYVYDQRGRKVRDEDPDKGISTSTYDAAGQLLTSTDARGITLAYTYDALGRKTSLRDGSATGAKRAEWVYDTLPGGVGKITKSIRYEPAGSANAYINEIAAYDAAGRPTGSRVTIPSSEGGLCAAGTTTPCVYDYATTYRANGQVATTTLPSAAGMASEQLSFAYNDVGASDYFYSTGNFEQGYVYSTAYNKLGQLTQRVLGDYGKRTTFNYTYEESTNRLTNAYAIPEQKPEIFDFTYSYDEAGNLTSIADRPEGGAADTQCYRYDYLSRLTNAWTPTSGDCAPDPTVSELGGPAPYWHSYTHDATGNRLTETRHASSNTTRTYTYPAQGGAAGSKPHAVTSVATTGATTKTETYTYDQAGNTLTRPGDNGDQTLTWSKEGQLATVTDTTGASSYVYDADGNRLIRRDPAGSTLYLPGGMEVRKPENGAATSTRYYSHGGTVIAMRTSAGTLDWLGSDHHNTAEVTISNTNLTVSRRRTLPFGEGRGTPVGTWPTVMDKGFVGGTKDNTGLTHLGAREYDPTLGRFISVDPIMDIGDPQTWNAYAYSNNTPATLTDPKGTSPEDAQWSGLPPDKHSQENTEARYGKPGGNREDPHNPKTWTGEGPGGRKAPSRGNMTEEVYAQIVYRTHLSNLDSVRRHELRWAVFCYNYPDYCKAMNDAQQEVVNNFLLDVTGISDYVDCANGSMSGCAWVAIGFVPFGIGKAGRAGDVTATTAYRLYKGACSFGGDTLVLMADGAAKSISEIKIGDLVLAVDPETGKQGPRPVTQLWIHEDEIVNLAVGGDLLATTENHPYWNATDQQWQRADELDQGDVLLTASGGHVLVGGLVDGSTRIETAYNLTVHDIHTYYVLAGNTPVLVHNSGANPFPDRDKPKGAHGQPKPDVDAPHTQLYRDNRGKPSEYNAAQEFDENGRLVRQIHWSDHSDPSVHTNPHQHPYDPITGKRGVAIPLDGFC from the coding sequence ATGGCCATCACTCTGGCGAGCGAGATACCTGCGGCCGCCGCTCCTATTGATAAGTGGAAGGCACCGACCCCGAAGGATGTGACCGGGGTGGCGGTCGCACCGGTCAAACCCAAGGTGCGCCCGTCTTGGACAGCAGCAGGCAACGAGGTTAAAGGAACTCACAAGGTCGCCTGGCCAGTACCCGGCAAGGCATACGCCGATCTATCGCAATCATCCGCTACAGCGGCTGGCGAGGCAGGGGCGGTAGCCGGTAATCAAGCCGGCAGTTTGCCGGTCTGGGTAGCGTCCGCACCGTTATCCGCTGGCCAGGACGTGCAGCGCGGCATGGTTGGGGCATCGGGCGTTGTCGACCGGGTGGCAGTGGAGGTTGCTGATCGCGCCACCGCTGACCGTGCTGGTGTCTCCGGTCTGGTACTGAAGGTGAGCCGAGCTGATGGGGTGGTTCGAGCCGGCCATGTCTCAGTGAGCGTGGACTACTCGGCGTTTGCAGGTGCGTACGGCGGGGACTGGGCGTCGCGGTTGCGACTGGTGATGTTGCCCGATGGAAAACCCCTAGCATCGCGGAATGACACGCGCTCCAGCACGGTGACAGCCGAGGTGCCCTTGGCGGCTGACGGTGGTGCCACCATCCTTGCGGCGACCGCTGGTCCCTCCGGCGACAACGGTGACTACACGGCGACCAGTCTCTCCCCATCGAGCACCTGGCAGGTGTCCCAGCAGACGGGCGACTTTGCCTGGTCGTACCCATTGCGTATGGTGCCGGCGGTTGGCGGTCCAGAGCCCTCTTTGGGGCTGGCATATTCGTCAGGATCTGTCGATGGCCGCACGGGTGGCACGAACACTCAGGGCTCGTGGATCGGTGACGGTTGGGACATGTGGCCCGGGTACGTCGAGCGCAAGTTCAAGGCGTGTGCCGACGACAAGGACACAGAGCGAGGCCAGCAACCGAACAACAAGACCGTGTACGGCGGGGACCTGTGCTGGTTCAAGCCGGAGGGCAACGCCACCATCTCGCTGAACGGTCGGGCAACCGAGCTGGTCAAGTCTGCCGGTAACACGTGGAAGGGGGTATCCGACGACGGCGCGAAGATCGAATTGCTGAAGGACGCCTCGTTCGGCAATGGCGACAACGACGGGGAGTACTGGAAGGTCACCGCCATCGACGGTACCCAGTACTTTTTCGGCCGGAACAGCGGACCGGGCGGCGCGTCCGGTACGGCCGTCACGAAGTCGGTCTGGACCGCTCCGATCTACGGCAACCACCCGGATGAGCCCGGTTACAAGGCCGGCGACTTCTCTGGATCCCGTACCACCCAGGGGTGGCGGTGGAACCTCGACTACGTCATCGACCCGCATGGCAACACCATGACCTACTTCTACGAGCGGGAGTCTGGGGCGTACGGCCGGGAAGGCGATGTCGACAAGCGCACCACCTACGACCGGGGCGGCTGGCTGTCCCGCATCGAATACGGAAACCGTGCGGACGCTGCCGCGACCACCCAGGCAGCGGCCCGAGTCATCTTTGATGTCGCTGATCGCTGTGACACCAACTGCTGGACCGGCGCAGACCCGGTAAAGGCATCCTGGCTGGACACCCCGTGGGACCAGTACTGCAAGACGGCTCCGTGCACGGACCAGTTGGCACCGACCTTCTGGACCGCCAAACGACTGTCGCGGATCCGCTCCCAGGTGTATTCCGGCACGGGAGATGTGTACAACGAGGTGGAGTGGTGGACCCTTCGTCACACCTATCTACAGTCGGGTGACAACGAAGGTAAGCCGATGTGGCTGGCCGGAATTACCCGCACCGGCAAGGTGACCACCGCTGGCGGGCCGGAGGTAACCGACCCTGAGGTAGTGTTCGACCCGGGCACCGAGGCGTTGGCGAACCGGGTCGACGCGATGGCCGACGGTCGCTCCAACCTTTTCCGCTACCGGATCAACACCATCACCACCGAATCCGGTGCCCAACTCGCGGTGTCCTACTCCGCCCCCGAATGCGTCCGGTCCAGCCTGCCCACCGTGCATGACAACAACAAACGTTGCTATCCCCAGTACTACGCACCGGAGGGTGAAGAGCCAAAGCTGGACTGGTTCCACAAGTACGTGGTGACCCGTGTTGACGTATACGACAACACCGGCGGGTTTACGCACGAACAAACCAACTACGACTACCTCGACACACCGGCCTGGCACTACGACGACTCCGAACTCGTGGAGGAGAAGAAGCGCACGTGGGGCCAGTTCCGCGGCTACGGCAAGGTCCGCGTCCGCAAGGGACTCGAATCCGGTATACAAACTGCTACCGAGTATCTCTATCTGCGCGGCATGCACGGTGACAAGCAGCCTACTGGCACTCGTAATGTCGTGGTCACCGATTCGCAGGGCGAAGCCTTCGAGGATCACGAGGCCTACAACGGGATACTTCGCGAGGAGACGACCCTTCTCGGCTCCGGTGGAAGTTGGATCTACGGAACGATCAACACCCCGGTCCGGCAGGGGCCGACTGCTTCATCTGGCCCGTTGAGAGCATGGATGACCAACGTCGGCACGGTCCGTAACCGCACCAAGCTTTCCGGCGACGCCGTGCGTTGGACCAAGACCGTCACCACCTACAACAGTGACAACCTTCCAGTTCAGGTCGACGATCTCGGTGACGAGAACTCGGCGACGACCGACGACGACATCTGCGTCCGCACCGTATACGCCCGCAACTCGGCAAACTGGATGCTCAACCGGGTCAAGGAAAGCAAGACAGTCGGCGTCAACTGCGCGGCCGAGCCAGCTTTGCCAGGGGACGTACTGACATGGACCCGCACCACCTATGACGCGGAGACAAACGACTGGGACACGTATCTGCCGGTCAAGGGCAACGTCGCCAAGGTCGAGGAAGTCGATTCGTGGAGCGGCGCAACGCCGAACTGGATCACCACCTCCCGCTCGATGTACGACGATAACGGGCGGGCAACCGAGGCCTACGACGTGCTGGGGCGCAAAACCGCTACCACCTTTACACCCCTAGTCGCCGGACCCGTCGTCTCCGTACGTGTCGCCAACAACCTCGGGCACACCGCCACCGCGACCATGGAACCCGCATGGAGCCTGCCAGTCGCAACCGTGGATGATGCCAACGCTGCTCGGACCGACCTGGCCTACGACGGATTGGGACGGGTTCTCAAGGTATGGCTCCCCGGTCGTTCCAAGGCCAGCCACCCTAACGGCCCAAACAGCGAGTTCGCCTACCTGGTGCGGAACACCGCACCAACCGCCGTCACCATCAAATCTCTGCTACCGAGCGGCACCCAGGCATACCACACGTCGGTGACGCTGTACGACGGTCTATTGCGGCAGCGACAGACCCAGAGCCAGGCACCCGGAGGCGGGCGTGTGCTCACCGACACCGTCTACGACTCGCGTGGCCTGGTCGAATGGGCTTCCAACCCCTATTACGACAGCACCAACACACCTCCGAACACCACCCTTGTTGCCGGCCCAGGTACAGCAGCGATTCCCTCCCTTGTCTCCAATACCTACGACGAAGCCGGCCGGCTAACCAACGCAATCCTCAAGTCAGGCGTTAGCGAAAAGTGGCGTACGGTTACCTCGTACGGGGGAGACCGCACCAGCGTCACACCTCCCAGAGGCGGAACTGCCACCACCAGCATCACCGACGCTCGTGGCCGGACAGTGGAGCTACGCCACTACAAAAACCCCGCCGATGTAGGTAACGACACCCCTTCTCCCTTCGACAAAACCGAGTACGGCTACACCCGCCGGGGTGAACTCGCCAGTGTCACTGACGCTGCTGGCAATACCTGGCGGTACGTCTACGACCAGCGTGGTCGAAAGGTCAGAGACGAGGATCCCGACAAAGGAATCTCCACCTCGACCTACGATGCTGCGGGGCAGTTGCTCACCAGCACTGACGCGCGCGGCATCACCCTGGCATACACCTATGATGCGCTTGGCCGGAAGACCAGCCTCCGAGACGGATCCGCCACCGGGGCGAAGCGAGCTGAATGGGTCTATGACACCCTTCCCGGTGGGGTCGGAAAGATAACGAAGTCCATTCGATACGAACCCGCCGGCTCCGCCAACGCCTACATCAACGAGATCGCGGCGTACGACGCGGCAGGCCGTCCCACCGGTAGCAGGGTGACGATCCCCAGCAGCGAAGGTGGGCTGTGTGCAGCCGGCACCACCACCCCATGCGTCTATGACTACGCCACGACCTACCGGGCGAACGGGCAGGTTGCTACCACGACCCTGCCCAGCGCCGCCGGTATGGCGAGTGAACAGCTTTCCTTCGCCTACAACGACGTCGGCGCATCCGACTACTTCTATTCGACCGGTAACTTCGAGCAGGGTTACGTCTACTCGACGGCATACAACAAGCTCGGCCAACTAACCCAGCGTGTCCTCGGGGACTATGGCAAGCGGACGACCTTCAACTACACCTACGAGGAATCAACCAACCGACTGACCAACGCCTACGCCATTCCCGAGCAGAAACCCGAGATCTTCGACTTCACCTACAGCTACGACGAAGCGGGCAACCTAACCAGCATCGCGGACAGGCCCGAAGGCGGAGCCGCGGACACACAGTGCTACCGCTACGACTACCTAAGCCGGCTTACCAACGCCTGGACTCCGACGAGCGGTGACTGCGCCCCCGACCCGACAGTCTCCGAGTTGGGCGGGCCTGCCCCCTACTGGCACTCCTACACCCACGACGCCACCGGCAACCGTCTCACCGAAACCCGGCACGCCAGCAGCAACACCACCCGCACCTACACCTACCCTGCTCAGGGCGGTGCTGCCGGGTCCAAGCCGCATGCCGTTACATCGGTAGCAACCACTGGTGCCACCACCAAGACGGAGACCTACACCTACGACCAAGCAGGTAACACGCTCACCCGCCCCGGCGACAACGGTGACCAGACCCTAACTTGGAGCAAAGAAGGCCAGCTGGCGACCGTCACCGACACCACCGGGGCCAGCAGCTACGTGTACGACGCCGACGGCAACCGGCTTATCCGCCGGGATCCGGCAGGTTCGACCCTTTACCTGCCTGGGGGTATGGAGGTCCGGAAGCCGGAAAACGGCGCCGCCACCTCTACTCGCTACTACAGCCATGGTGGCACGGTTATCGCGATGCGCACCTCAGCCGGCACACTCGACTGGCTCGGCAGCGATCACCACAACACTGCCGAAGTCACGATCAGCAACACTAACCTGACTGTTTCCCGTCGTCGTACCCTGCCGTTTGGCGAAGGTCGAGGTACTCCTGTTGGCACCTGGCCAACCGTCATGGACAAAGGCTTCGTCGGCGGCACCAAGGACAACACCGGCCTAACTCACCTTGGAGCTCGCGAATACGATCCGACCCTCGGCCGCTTTATCTCTGTAGATCCAATCATGGATATCGGCGACCCGCAGACCTGGAATGCATACGCCTATTCCAACAACACGCCCGCAACTCTCACCGACCCCAAGGGGACAAGCCCCGAGGATGCCCAGTGGAGCGGGCTGCCGCCGGACAAGCACTCGCAGGAGAACACGGAGGCGAGGTACGGTAAGCCAGGTGGAAATAGGGAAGACCCCCACAATCCGAAGACTTGGACCGGGGAAGGTCCCGGAGGTAGGAAAGCTCCGTCGCGCGGCAATATGACAGAAGAAGTCTACGCCCAAATCGTGTATCGCACCCATCTATCCAACTTGGATTCGGTGCGGCGCCATGAGCTTCGATGGGCCGTCTTTTGTTACAACTACCCTGACTACTGCAAAGCGATGAACGATGCGCAGCAGGAGGTTGTCAACAACTTCTTGCTGGACGTAACGGGTATCTCTGACTACGTCGATTGTGCTAACGGCAGCATGTCGGGATGTGCCTGGGTCGCGATCGGCTTTGTCCCCTTCGGTATCGGTAAGGCTGGAAGGGCGGGTGATGTCACTGCAACAACGGCGTATCGCTTATACAAGGGGGCCTGTAGTTTCGGTGGGGACACCCTTGTTCTTATGGCTGACGGTGCCGCTAAATCAATTAGCGAGATTAAGATCGGTGACCTCGTCCTTGCAGTGGATCCGGAGACTGGGAAGCAGGGTCCTCGTCCAGTAACCCAACTGTGGATCCATGAGGACGAAATCGTCAACCTTGCAGTTGGTGGCGACCTTCTCGCCACCACCGAGAACCACCCGTACTGGAATGCTACCGACCAGCAGTGGCAACGAGCCGACGAACTCGACCAGGGTGACGTTCTGCTAACTGCCAGTGGTGGGCATGTCTTGGTGGGAGGGCTTGTTGACGGCTCAACCCGTATTGAGACGGCCTATAATCTTACGGTTCACGACATCCATACGTACTACGTGTTGGCGGGGAACACGCCGGTTTTGGTCCATAATTCCGGCGCAAATCCTTTCCCGGACAGGGATAAGCCGAAGGGGGCTCACGGGCAGCCGAAGCCGGATGTTGATGCACCTCATACTCAGCTGTACCGTGACAATCGGGGAAAGCCAAGCGAGTATAATGCGGCTCAAGAGTTCGACGAGAACGGCAGACTTGTGCGGCAAATCCATTGGTCCGACCACAGTGATCCGTCAGTTCACACAAATCCGCACCAGCATCCCTACGACCCCATTACTGGCAAACGGGGAGTAGCTATTCCTTTGGACGGTTTCTGTTGA
- a CDS encoding FKBP-type peptidyl-prolyl cis-trans isomerase encodes MSDRVQSRSRTAPTGAKPSPRGKSSTGATPPTGAPPLTKSEKRAAAKAAKARAAAAKRRRQLLTNFLAGVAVVGVLVAAVVLIGRAVSSESDDNLASSAGTAGANASAFPPLPEGADPALGTRPTPKAGEGELTKLTVTPLIEGTGPTAASGQSITVNYVGVTYKDGKEFDASWNRSEPFTFQLGAGGVIKGWDQGLVGVKVGSRVQLDIPSELAYGDTGRVPGPLRFVVDVLAVQ; translated from the coding sequence ATGAGCGATCGGGTCCAGAGCCGTAGTCGCACCGCACCGACCGGTGCGAAGCCATCGCCCCGCGGGAAGTCGTCCACGGGCGCAACGCCACCTACCGGCGCGCCGCCGCTGACCAAGTCCGAGAAGCGTGCGGCGGCAAAGGCCGCCAAGGCGCGGGCGGCAGCAGCGAAACGCCGCCGGCAGTTGCTCACGAACTTCCTCGCTGGTGTCGCGGTCGTCGGGGTGCTCGTCGCCGCCGTCGTCCTGATCGGACGCGCGGTCAGTTCGGAGAGCGACGACAACCTCGCCTCCTCGGCGGGCACGGCCGGGGCCAATGCCTCCGCGTTCCCGCCGCTGCCCGAGGGCGCGGACCCGGCCCTGGGCACCCGACCGACCCCCAAGGCCGGCGAGGGCGAGCTGACCAAGCTGACCGTCACCCCGCTGATCGAGGGTACGGGTCCGACGGCGGCCAGCGGCCAGAGCATCACGGTCAACTACGTCGGCGTGACGTACAAGGATGGCAAGGAGTTCGACGCCTCCTGGAACCGGTCCGAGCCATTCACCTTCCAGTTGGGTGCCGGCGGCGTGATCAAGGGCTGGGACCAGGGGCTGGTCGGGGTCAAGGTCGGCAGCCGGGTGCAGTTGGACATCCCGTCCGAGCTGGCCTACGGCGACACCGGGCGAGTGCCCGGCCCGCTACGCTTCGTGGTGGACGTCCTGGCTGTGCAGTAG
- a CDS encoding tetratricopeptide repeat protein, which yields MGRERAAVSLALGALAPHLPRYQRSVAYYAQLLEEA from the coding sequence GTGGGTCGGGAGCGGGCTGCGGTCTCCCTCGCGCTCGGCGCGTTGGCACCACATCTGCCCCGGTACCAGCGTTCCGTGGCCTACTACGCCCAGCTGCTCGAAGAGGCATGA
- a CDS encoding ArsR/SmtB family transcription factor, with amino-acid sequence MSDAEVRQVTDSKVLAAVSHPLRRRLMDVLKVDGPSTVSMLAERTGQAVANVSHHMKVLGGCDLVTEAPELARDRRERWWRLVSPGLRWAAADFGDDPATQAVASAAASLNLDRHMSLARAWLAASEAEQQAWGESAFASDRWLRLTPAELAQVEQEITGVLNRWASRELPDDGQRREPVFLFAHGVPAQP; translated from the coding sequence ATGAGTGATGCTGAGGTTCGCCAAGTCACCGACTCCAAGGTGCTGGCTGCCGTGTCGCACCCGCTGCGGCGACGGCTGATGGACGTACTCAAGGTGGACGGACCGTCGACGGTGAGCATGCTCGCCGAACGCACCGGCCAGGCGGTGGCCAACGTCAGCCACCACATGAAGGTGCTCGGCGGGTGCGACCTGGTCACCGAGGCCCCGGAACTGGCCCGGGACCGCCGCGAGCGGTGGTGGCGGCTGGTCTCGCCCGGCCTACGGTGGGCCGCCGCTGACTTCGGCGACGACCCGGCCACCCAGGCGGTGGCCAGTGCCGCCGCGTCGCTCAACCTCGACCGGCACATGAGCTTGGCCCGGGCCTGGCTCGCCGCCAGCGAGGCGGAGCAACAGGCCTGGGGCGAGAGTGCCTTCGCCTCGGACAGGTGGCTGCGGTTGACCCCGGCCGAGTTGGCGCAGGTCGAGCAGGAGATCACCGGGGTGCTGAACCGGTGGGCCAGCCGCGAGCTGCCCGACGACGGGCAGCGGCGGGAGCCGGTCTTCCTGTTTGCTCACGGCGTACCGGCGCAGCCGTGA